One region of Oreochromis aureus strain Israel breed Guangdong linkage group 19, ZZ_aureus, whole genome shotgun sequence genomic DNA includes:
- the LOC120434935 gene encoding E3 SUMO-protein ligase ZBED1-like, producing MVERFMEQFDAIQAAALDLRLRKPIEKDKLERFMHTDLMKAEEFIKCMQVLYTSAMCVSSDKSPTCSQIIPILAKLEAHFRRCDEDSVFTSSIKEKVWGSLQKRYQDENLQKFLKEATMMDPCFKGRLGGETATDIWDRLEKAAVANATAAVAQPPTEDPKAHSEVDDADMDKPEKYLSKVQKSPLEKLFEDEDRELQQAASQAGRVPSITEQVQKELQIYKRLPGITSGQDPVAWWWSKRDTLPNLSALSEKYLCVPASSTPSERVFSCAGHAISQERCRVAPEKANMIIFLQKNC from the exons ATGGTGGAGAGATTTATGGAGCAGTTTGATGCAATCCAGGCAGCTGCTCTGGATCTACGGCTGAGGAAGCCTATTGAGAAGGACAA GCTAGAAAGGTTCATGCACACCGATTTAATGAAGGCAGAGGAGTTTATTAAGTGCATGCAAGTCCTGTACACGTCAGCCATGTGTGTGTCAAGTGACAAGTCACCCACATGCAGCCAAATCATCCCCATCCTGGCCAAGCTGGAGGCACATTTCAGACGATGTGATGAAGACAGTGTTTTCACCTCTTCAATAAAAGAGAAAGTCTGGGGTAGTCTGCAGAAAAGATATCAG GATGAAAACCTTCAGAAATTTCTGAAGGAGGCCACGATGATGGACCCATGTTTTAAAGGCAGGCTAGGTGGTGAGACAGCTACTGACATCTGGGACAGGTTGGAGAAGGCAGCAGTTGCAAATGCCACAGCAGCAGTTGCACAG CCTCCCACTGAGGACCCCAAAGCACACAGCGAGGTGGATGATGCTGACATGGACAAGCCAGAAAAATAT ctaaGTAAGGTCCAGAAGTCACCCTTAGAAAAGCTGTTTGAGGATGAAGACAGAGAGCTTCAACAGGCTGCTTCTCAAGCGGGTAGAGTCCCCTCAATCACAGAGCAGGTACAGAAGGAGCTTCAAATATACAAAAGACTGCCAGGAATTACCTCTGGACAAGACCCTGTGGCCTGGTGGTGGAGTAAGAGGGATACACTCCCCAATTTATCTGCCCTATCAGAAAAATACTTGTGTGTCCCAGCCTCATCAACGCCTTCTGAAAGAGTTTTCTCTTGTGCTGGGCATGCCATCAGCCAAGAGCGATGCCGTGTAGCTCCAGAAAAGGCTAATATGATTATCTTCTTGCAAAAAAACTGCTAA